Proteins encoded within one genomic window of Humulus lupulus chromosome 1, drHumLupu1.1, whole genome shotgun sequence:
- the LOC133781040 gene encoding GATA transcription factor 18-like, producing the protein MMHRCSSSQGNMVGPCSCGLYHSQSNSFSMLFSMPNHKPYDNYDQSHQHHDMYSFASPSSSVDCTLSLGTPSTRLSTTEDYYDDNSNSSNNNNKHQRMRHSERRNDSCVSNFCWDLLQPNKQQTTSSHKNSGRSSSNSSNSAAANDPLLARRCANCDTTSTPLWRNGPRGPKSLCNACGIRFKKEERRAAATSTANGATSGVVIEPSHMFSHHNNPWSNINHHHQYQHSQAQKMPCLSPAAAMGNEFRFMDDENHEPAADSNGISFLSWRLNVTDRPSLVHDFTR; encoded by the exons ATGATGCACAGATGCAGTAGCTCACAGGGGAACATGGTGGGGCCATGTTCATGTGGCTTATATCACAGCCAAAGCAACTCATTCTCTATGCTATTCTCCATGCCTAATCACAAACCGTACGATAATTACGATCAATCTCATCAGCATCATGATATGTATTCCTTCGCTTCTCCTTCCTCTTCTGTCGACTGTACTCTTTCTCTCGGCACCCCATCGACTCGTCTCTCGACAACCGAAGATTATTACGACGacaatagtaatagtagtaataACAATAACAAGCACCAAAGAATGCGCCACAGCGAACGACGAAACGATTCCTGCGTTTCTAACTTCTGCTGGGACTTGTTACAGCCCAATAAACAACAAACCACATCTTCTCACAAAAACTCTGGCCGCAGCAGCTCAAATAGCAGCAACAGCGCCGCCGCCAATGATCCTCTTTTAGCTCGCCGCTGCGCCAACTGTGACACCACCTCTACCCCTCTCTGGCGAAACGGCCCAAGAGGTCCAAAG TCACTTTGCAATGCCTGTGGGATTCGATTCAAAAAAGAAGAGAGGCGAGCCGCCGCCACGTCGACGGCGAACGGCGCCACTTCTGGAGTGGTAATAGAGCCGAGCCACATGTTCAGCCACCACAACAACCCATGGAGTAATATTAATCATCACCATCAATACCAACACTCTCAGGCCCAGAAAATGCCTTGTCTTTCGCCAGCCGCGGCCATGGGAAATGAGTTTCGGTTCATGGACGACGAAAACCACGAACCGGCCGCCGACTCCAATGGCATTTCGTTCCTCTCTTGGCGGCTCAACGTGACGGATCGACCAAGCCTAGTCCACGACTTCACAAGATGA
- the LOC133780513 gene encoding uncharacterized protein LOC133780513, translating into MESHNILSWNVRGINKREKQVSLSRFCFVNKIGLGALLETKLRGVKVGNMMSSCFIGWNYYSGSTSEDQILRSEDYLFGLSFPAIPWIVAGEFNAVFEGTDRVGGRTISVIELEDAQKWRALGLVDELRSTGSHYTWTKKQDNENRIYSKLDRVFKNEEWLDLFPQAEAIFNWDLLSDHCYCIIKSGATVNCGIKPFRFFNMWTDHVSFKDTVLQSWNKPIKGAGLVQIFRKLSRLKVVLRKFNKHFVGDVAQNFSLAKDKYQSAQVSLQKNPHSKELQREELLAGESFAYHARAYDSFLRQKSKVDWLRYGDDNTAYFHACLKQRRANNSISSVVTESGQ; encoded by the exons ATGGAGAGTCACAACATTCTTAGCTGGAATGTTAGAGGTATTAATAAAAGGGAGAAACAGGTTTCTCTGAGTAGGTTTTGTTTTGTGAATAAAATTGGTCTTGGAGCCCTGTTGGAGACAAAACTTCGTGGTGTTAAAGTTGGGAATATGATGAGCTCTTGTTTCATAGGGTGGAATTACTACTCGGGTTCTACTTCAGAAGATC AAATTCTACGAAGCGAAGATTACCTCTTTGGGTTGAGCTTCCCAGCCATTCCATGGATTGTGGCTGGGGAATTTAATGCTGTTTTTGAGGGTACTGATAGAGTGGGTGGTCGAACCATTTCTGTCATTGAATTGGAGGATGCTCAAAAGTGGAGGGCCTTGGGTTTAGTTGATGAGTTACGCTCCACAGGGTCTCATTACACTTGGACAAAAAAGCAAGATAATGAGAATAGAATTTACTCTAAACTGGACAGAGTTTTTAAAAATGAAGAATGGTTGGATTTGTTCCCTCAAGCTGAAGCTATTTTTAACTGGGATTTGCTCTCTGATCACTGTTATTGCATCATTAAATCGGGAGCTACTGTAAACTGTGGCATTAAGCCTTTTAGATTCTTCAATATGTGGACTGACCATGTTAGCTTTAAAGATACTGTCTTGCAGAGCTGGAACAAGCCTATTAAAGGAGCTGGGTTggtgcaaatttttagaaaactGAGTAGACTTAAGGTAGTTTTGCGCAAGTTCAATAAGCATTTTGTGGGAGATGTTGCTCAGAATTTTAGTTTGGCTAAGGATAAGTATCAATCTGCCCAAGTTTCTCTTCAAAAGAACCCCCACTCAAAAGAGTTGCAAAGAGAGGAATTGTTGGCTGGTGAAAGTTTTGCTTATCATGCTAGAGCATATGATAGTTTCTTGAGACAGAAAAGCAAAGTTGACTGGCTTCGTTATGGGGATGATAACACGGCTTATTTTCATGCGTGTTTAAAACAAAGAAGAGCTAATAATAGTATATCCTCAGTTGTTACTGAATCGGGTCAGTAA
- the LOC133780524 gene encoding uncharacterized protein LOC133780524 — translation MVEFPEFGIRGPMETEGDSSGGMRNGEIRKDPDAGEEDYLSQGGSKLTFEEPIVRGGIRISQVDLEEIQVDTSFWNSAVVCMVLGANPLFAIFEGFIKRIWGKLGIDRIARLNSGFTLVKFLDEATRDLVLEAGVLHFDRKPVLVKPWSADLDILKAVNSVSVWIRLSGLGLQYWGTKCLSALMSTIGNLLLVDKVTKDRSMMQFARVLVEIEISEDLPKSVQLLNEKGQLMEQLLEFEWLPIQCRGCKVFGHTERICNRKPTETWRQKGRIREVEAKQSAVDQVPVSEEKGVTSGGRILILRVQLIWGCLKPRGYHSFRGR, via the exons ATGGTAGAATTTCCAGAGTTTGGGATTCGAGGACCAATGGAAACTGAAGGGGATTCGTCTGGCGGTATGAGAAATGGAGAGATTAGGAAGGATCCGGATGCTGGTGAAGAGGACTATCTGAGTCAG GGAGGGTCTAAACTCACTTTTGAGGAGCCAATTGTTCGGGGAGGCATTCGAATTTCCCAGGTTGACTTGGAGGAGATCCAAGTAGACACTTCTTTCTGGAACTCAGCTGTGGTATGTATGGTGCTTGGGGCTAACCCACTGTTTGCTATTTTTGAAGGATTCATTAAGAGGATTTGGGGTAAGCTAGGGATTGATAGAATTGCTCGGCTGAATTCTGGATTTACGCTTGTTAAGTTTCTAGATGAAGCCACTAGAGACTTGGTTTTGGAAGCTGGGGTTCTGCACTTTGATAGAAAACCAGTGTTAGTGAAGCCTTGGTCGGCTGATTTAGATATTCTTAAGGCAGTGAATTCTGTTTCTGTTTGGATAAGATTGTCAGGGCTGGGGCTGCAATATTGGGGTACTAAATGCTTAAGTGCCCTTATGAGCACAATTGGGAACCTGTTATTGGTAGATAAAGTTACTAAGGATAGGTCTATGATGCAATTTGCTAGAGTTTTAGTGGAGATAGAAATTTCTGAGGATCTCCCTAAATCTGTTCAGCTCCTCAATGAGAAAGGGCAGCTAATGGAACAACTTTTGGAGTTTGAATGGCTTCCAATTCAGTGTAGAGGTTGTAAGGTGTTTGGTCATACTGAAAGAATTTGTAATAGGAAGCCAACTGAGACTTGGAGGCAGAAAGGTCGAATTAGAGAAGTTGAGGCTAAGCAAAGTGCTGTGGACCAGGTGCCAGTTTCAGAGGAAAAGGGTGTTACTAGTGGGGGAAGGATACTGATACTCAGAGTTCAGCTGATTTGGGGTTGTCTGAAGCCCAGGGGATATCACAGCTTCAGGGGCAGATAA